A genomic window from Carassius auratus strain Wakin unplaced genomic scaffold, ASM336829v1 scaf_tig00028952, whole genome shotgun sequence includes:
- the LOC113079655 gene encoding uncharacterized protein LOC113079655: MMDFRMAIHVILFLTLFTGLRVAGLTGNLALNAKVVQSSLGHPQGAAEHAVDGNRDADYGKGSCTHTKAEFNPWWRADLGNVYSISKVSITNRGDCCKERLRGAQIRIGNSLENNGNNNELVATVLTVPDGTVEFLFEPVNGRYVNIFLPGNDEVITLCEVEVFAEEDKPLYICAPRNLALGGKAVQSSTYSNLAAAQNAVDGNRESLYALGSCSVTSGDKDPWWRVDLLDVYRVTRVSITNRGDCCEKRIEGVQIRIGNSLENNGNNNLLAATVGPVPLGDTKTFEFKPVKGRYVNLIVPGRNEFLTLCEVEVYSD; encoded by the exons ATGATGGATTTCAG GATGGCCATCCATGTGATTTTGTTTCTAACACTTTTTACTGGGCTGCGTGTCGCCGGTTTGACAG GGAATCTTGCTCTTAATGCCAAAGTGGTGCAGTCCTCCTTAGGACACCCACAGGGAGCTGCTGAACATGCAGTAGATGGAAACAGAGATGCAGATTACGGGAAGGGTTCATGTACTCACACTAAAGCTGAGTTTAACCCATGGTGGAGAGCTGACCTTGGAAACGTCTACAGTATAAGCAAGGTTTCCATCACGAATCGTGGAGACTGTTGCAAAGAACGACTCAGAGGAGCTCAGATTCGCATTGGTAACAGTCTGGAGAACAACGGAAACAACAATGAGCT AGTTGCCACTGTTCTCACTGTTCCCGATGGCACTGTAGAGTTTTTGTTTGAGCCTGTTAACGGACGATACGTCAATATTTTTTTACCTGGGAACGATGAAGTCATTACTCTGTGTGAAGTCGAGGTGTTTGCAG aagAGGACAAACCATTGTACATTTGTGCTCCAA GGAATCTTGCTCTTGGAGGCAAAGCTGTTCAGTCCTCCACATACAGTAATTTAGCGGCTGCTCAAAATGCTGTCGATGGTAACCGGGAGTCATTGTACGCGCTCGGGTCATGCAGCGTGACTAGCGGGGACAAGGACCCCTGGTGGAGAGTTGACCTGCTGGACGTCTACAGGGTAACCAGGGTTAGCATCACTAATCGTGGAGACTGCTGTGAAAAGAGGATCGAGGGTGTTCAGATCCGTATCGGCAACAGCCTGGAGAATAACGGCAACAATAATCTCCT GGCTGCGACTGTTGGGCCCGTCCCACTCGGAGACACAAAAACATTTGAGTTTAAGCCTGTTAAGGGGCGATACGTCAACCTTATTGTGCCTGGACGCAATGAATTCCTCACTCTGTGTGAAGTTGAGGTTTATTCAG ATTAA